The following DNA comes from Streptomyces sp. NBC_00102.
ATGGAATCCAAGGGGTCCGGCGTCCGTCGTGCCCGATCGGGAGGCCCACATGGACTATCCGGAACGGTTCGAGCTCATCTTCCAGACGCTCGGCGCGGAGGACGATGTCGTCGTCGTCCGGATGACCGAGCGCGCCGGGGCGGGAGGACATCCCGTGTACGAGGACGAGACCGGCATCGTCCGCGCCGAGATCAGCGCCAGGGGCGAGGTGCGGATGCTGGCCAGTGGTGGCCACCAGGTGCCGGGCGCACCGCTGCTGGCGCGTCCGCTCAGGGGCCCGCAGACGCCCCCCGTGGAGTGAGCGGCGCGGACC
Coding sequences within:
- a CDS encoding DUF6296 family protein — translated: MDYPERFELIFQTLGAEDDVVVVRMTERAGAGGHPVYEDETGIVRAEISARGEVRMLASGGHQVPGAPLLARPLRGPQTPPVE